From one Nonomuraea polychroma genomic stretch:
- a CDS encoding pyridoxal-phosphate-dependent aminotransferase family protein, whose product MGRHFLQIPGPTNVPDRVLRAIARPTIDHRGPAFAELARELLDRLKPVFGTRHDVVVYPSSGTGAWEAALVNTLSPGERVLAFETGHFSTLWCEMAARLGLVVDLVPGDWRHGADPAAITDLLSADHAAVMVVHNETSTGVRSRIPEIRDAMDATGHPALLLVDTISSLASMEYRHDEWGVDVTVGCSQKGLMLPPGIGFNAVGPKALAHRGRLPRSYWDWDPIIAANRQGFFPYTPPTNLLYGLREALIMLEEEGLPQVFARHERHAEATRRAVRAWGLEVLCADEREHSSSLTALLMPDGHDADAARSLILERYDMSLGTGLGRLAGRVFRIGHLGHFNDLMLAGTLGGVEMGLLAAGVPIKEGGVRAALAYLEETG is encoded by the coding sequence GTGGGCCGCCACTTCCTGCAGATCCCAGGACCGACCAACGTCCCCGACCGGGTGTTGCGTGCCATCGCCCGGCCCACCATCGACCATCGCGGACCCGCCTTCGCCGAGCTGGCGCGCGAGCTGCTCGACCGGCTCAAGCCCGTCTTCGGCACCCGCCACGACGTCGTCGTCTACCCGTCCTCGGGCACCGGGGCGTGGGAGGCGGCGCTGGTCAACACGCTGTCGCCGGGCGAGCGGGTGCTGGCGTTCGAGACCGGGCACTTCTCGACATTGTGGTGCGAGATGGCCGCCCGCCTGGGGCTGGTCGTCGACCTGGTGCCGGGCGACTGGCGGCACGGCGCCGACCCCGCCGCGATCACCGATCTTCTGAGCGCCGACCACGCCGCCGTCATGGTGGTGCACAACGAGACCTCGACCGGGGTGCGCAGCCGCATCCCCGAGATCCGCGACGCCATGGACGCGACCGGGCATCCGGCCTTGCTGCTGGTGGACACGATCTCGTCGCTGGCGTCGATGGAGTACCGGCACGACGAGTGGGGCGTGGACGTGACCGTCGGCTGCTCGCAGAAGGGCCTCATGCTCCCGCCCGGGATCGGGTTCAACGCCGTCGGCCCGAAGGCGCTGGCACACCGGGGGCGGCTGCCGCGCTCGTACTGGGACTGGGATCCCATCATCGCCGCCAACCGGCAGGGCTTCTTCCCGTACACGCCGCCCACCAACCTGCTGTACGGGCTGCGCGAGGCGCTGATCATGCTGGAGGAGGAGGGCCTGCCGCAGGTGTTCGCCCGGCACGAACGGCACGCCGAGGCGACGCGCCGGGCGGTGCGGGCGTGGGGGCTCGAGGTGCTCTGCGCCGACGAGCGGGAGCACTCCAGCAGCCTCACGGCCCTGCTGATGCCCGACGGGCACGACGCCGACGCGGCCAGGAGCCTCATCCTGGAGCGGTACGACATGTCGCTCGGCACCGGGCTCGGCCGGCTCGCGGGACGCGTGTTCCGGATCGGCCACCTCGGGCACTTCAACGACCTGATGCTGGCGGGCACGCTCGGCGGGGTCGAGATGGGGCTGCTGGCGGCCGGCGTGCCGATCAAGGAGGGCGGGGTGCGGGCGGCGCTGGCGTACCTGGAGGAGACCGGATGA
- a CDS encoding FAD-binding and (Fe-S)-binding domain-containing protein: MSLARKLSPLIGGDVRDDPYTRHLYSSDASMYAIEPLAVAFPKDAGDVQALVAACGELEVPVLPRGAGTSLAGQTVGAAVIVDFSRHMNKILQIDGRTARVQPGVVQDQLNRAARRHGLMFGPDTSTSNRATIGGMIGNNSAGSHSVRYGSTIDHVASVSVVLADATMPDLAADARLKAAVAEVVQGLDLTGFPRFWRHSGGYRLDLAVDGDLTKLIVGSEGTLAVVTEATVALVDRPRAKAIAVGHFTSTPAAIAATADALAFDAASVELIDKAILDLSRQRVDYAGLGGILEGDPEALLFVEFFGDTPAEVADRVDKLAATWKANGHGYHTLRATAERDQAAVLKVRKAGLGLLMASSVGSRRPLAFVEDTAVPPERLLPYVEEFARILDGHGLQAGFYGHCSVGCLHIRPFVDLRAPGEIGRMRAVAEEIAELAARHGGVNSSEHGDGLARSEFNRRLFGDEIYEAMRRIKQVFDPRGLLNPGKIVDAPPMTDHLRDPAMPEPRPLPTTLSFAGGMHAAADRCMNVGVCRKDDTGVMCPSYMATREEEHSTRGRANALVKALSSDDPRQAMGDDRLHGILDLCLECKACQSECPLGVDMAALKSEFLHQHQQQHGVPLRARLFGAIRTLNRLGSATAPLSNWLARPLRGPLGLSRRRPLPRFRRDTLVRWHARRPSPSGTKEVILLADSFTTYTEPGIGQAAVALLERAGYRVRLAADGCCGRSSISKGLLDRARSMAEAMVDGLSGSDAPIVGLEPSCLLTLKDEYRALLPGDPRVAAVAARARLVPDLLVEAIDDGSLVLGDGLRGRKILLHGHCHEKAVVGTDATRALLSRIPGAEVEEIDAGCCGMAGSFGFESEHYDLSMRIGGLRLFPAIAASSPDTLLAATGLSCRQQIAHGAGRAARHPIELLHQVIDQS, from the coding sequence ATGAGCCTGGCCCGGAAGTTGTCGCCGCTGATCGGCGGCGACGTCAGGGACGATCCCTACACCCGGCACCTCTACTCCTCCGACGCCAGCATGTACGCCATCGAGCCGCTCGCCGTCGCCTTTCCCAAGGACGCCGGCGACGTGCAGGCGCTGGTGGCGGCGTGCGGCGAGCTGGAGGTGCCGGTGCTGCCGCGCGGTGCGGGCACCAGCCTGGCCGGGCAGACGGTGGGCGCGGCGGTGATCGTCGACTTCTCCCGGCACATGAACAAGATCCTGCAGATCGACGGCAGGACCGCCCGGGTGCAACCGGGGGTCGTGCAGGACCAGCTCAACCGTGCGGCCCGCAGGCACGGGCTGATGTTCGGGCCGGACACCTCGACCAGCAACCGGGCCACGATCGGCGGAATGATCGGCAACAACTCGGCCGGCAGCCACTCCGTCCGGTACGGCTCCACGATCGACCACGTCGCGTCGGTGAGCGTGGTGCTCGCCGACGCCACCATGCCCGACCTGGCGGCCGACGCCCGGCTCAAGGCGGCGGTGGCCGAGGTCGTGCAGGGGCTGGATCTGACCGGGTTCCCGCGTTTCTGGCGGCACTCGGGCGGCTACCGGCTGGACCTGGCCGTGGACGGGGATCTCACCAAGCTGATCGTCGGGTCGGAGGGCACGCTGGCCGTGGTCACCGAGGCCACGGTGGCGCTGGTGGACCGGCCGCGGGCCAAGGCCATCGCCGTCGGCCACTTCACCTCCACGCCGGCCGCGATCGCCGCCACCGCCGACGCCCTGGCCTTCGACGCCGCCTCCGTCGAGCTCATCGACAAGGCCATCCTCGACCTGTCCAGGCAGCGCGTGGACTACGCGGGGCTCGGCGGCATCCTCGAGGGAGACCCGGAGGCGCTGCTGTTCGTCGAGTTCTTCGGCGACACCCCGGCCGAGGTGGCCGACCGGGTGGACAAGCTGGCCGCGACGTGGAAGGCGAACGGCCACGGCTATCACACGCTCAGGGCCACGGCCGAACGCGATCAGGCGGCCGTGCTCAAGGTGCGCAAGGCGGGGCTCGGCCTGCTGATGGCCTCCAGCGTGGGCAGCCGCAGGCCGCTGGCGTTCGTCGAGGACACGGCCGTCCCGCCGGAGCGGCTGCTGCCCTACGTCGAGGAGTTCGCCCGCATCCTCGACGGCCACGGCCTGCAGGCCGGGTTCTACGGCCACTGCTCGGTCGGCTGCCTGCACATCCGCCCGTTCGTGGACCTGCGCGCGCCCGGCGAGATCGGCAGGATGCGCGCGGTCGCCGAGGAGATCGCCGAGCTCGCCGCCCGGCACGGCGGCGTGAACTCCAGCGAGCACGGCGACGGGCTGGCCCGCTCGGAGTTCAACCGGCGGTTGTTCGGCGACGAGATCTACGAGGCCATGCGGCGGATCAAGCAGGTCTTCGACCCGCGTGGACTGCTGAACCCCGGCAAGATCGTGGACGCGCCGCCGATGACCGACCACCTGCGCGACCCGGCCATGCCGGAGCCACGCCCGCTGCCCACCACGTTGTCGTTCGCCGGCGGCATGCACGCCGCCGCCGACCGGTGCATGAACGTCGGTGTGTGCCGCAAGGACGACACGGGCGTGATGTGCCCGTCGTACATGGCCACCCGCGAGGAGGAGCACTCCACCCGCGGCCGGGCCAACGCCCTGGTCAAGGCCCTGTCGTCGGACGATCCCCGGCAGGCGATGGGAGACGACCGGCTGCACGGGATCCTCGACCTGTGCCTGGAGTGCAAGGCCTGCCAGTCGGAATGCCCGCTGGGCGTGGACATGGCGGCGCTGAAGAGCGAGTTCCTGCACCAGCACCAGCAGCAGCACGGTGTGCCCCTGCGGGCCCGGCTGTTCGGGGCGATCAGGACGCTCAACCGCCTGGGCTCGGCCACCGCCCCGCTGTCGAACTGGCTGGCACGTCCCCTGCGCGGCCCGCTCGGGCTGAGCCGGCGGCGACCGCTCCCCCGCTTCCGGCGCGACACCCTTGTCCGCTGGCACGCGCGCCGGCCGTCCCCTTCCGGGACGAAGGAGGTGATCCTGCTCGCGGACTCCTTCACCACCTACACCGAGCCCGGCATCGGGCAGGCCGCCGTCGCGCTGCTGGAGCGCGCCGGCTATCGGGTACGCCTGGCGGCCGACGGCTGCTGCGGCCGCTCCAGCATCTCCAAGGGCCTGCTCGACCGGGCCAGGTCGATGGCCGAGGCGATGGTCGACGGGCTGTCCGGCTCGGACGCGCCCATCGTCGGCCTGGAGCCGTCCTGCCTGCTGACGCTGAAGGACGAGTACCGCGCGCTGCTGCCCGGCGACCCGCGGGTGGCGGCGGTCGCGGCCCGCGCCAGGCTCGTCCCCGACCTGCTCGTCGAGGCGATCGACGACGGCTCGCTGGTGCTCGGCGACGGGCTGCGCGGGCGGAAGATCCTCCTGCACGGCCACTGCCACGAGAAAGCCGTCGTCGGCACCGACGCCACACGAGCACTGCTGTCCAGAATCCCCGGAGCGGAGGTGGAAGAGATCGACGCCGGCTGCTGTGGCATGGCCGGCTCGTTCGGCTTCGAGAGCGAGCACTACGACCTGTCCATGAGGATCGGCGGCCTCCGGCTCTTCCCGGCGATCGCCGCGTCCTCACCCGACACACTGCTCGCGGCCACGGGGCTGTCGTGCCGCCAGCAGATCGCCCACGGCGCGGGCCGCGCTGCGCGCCACCCGATCGAACTCCTCCACCAGGTGATCGACCAGTCATAA
- a CDS encoding aldo/keto reductase, whose amino-acid sequence MDYDRQPYRRCGRSGLLLPAVSLGLWHNFGEGKPVETQRAILHKALDLGITHFDIADRYGPPFGAAESAFGRIFPKSLRDEVVVTTKGFNPMWDGPYGYGGSRKHLLATLDRSRARLGLDFVDIFYLHRDDEETPLEETAATLDHMVRTGRTLYVGVSNFSPERTAAIARLLRGLGTPLLVHQPSYSLLNRGIEDALLDVLEQEGVGCVVYSPLAQGLLTDRYLDGIPADSRAAEGRFLTPDRVTPQVLAFVRALSAIATARGQSVAQLALAWALRDPRITSVLVGASSPEQLEANVACVDRLDFTDDELTAIEQAAKEAGISA is encoded by the coding sequence TTGGACTACGACCGTCAGCCGTACCGCAGGTGCGGCCGCAGCGGACTGCTCCTGCCCGCCGTGTCGCTCGGCCTGTGGCACAACTTCGGTGAGGGCAAGCCGGTCGAGACCCAGCGCGCGATCCTGCACAAGGCGCTCGACCTGGGCATCACCCACTTCGACATCGCCGACCGCTACGGCCCGCCGTTCGGCGCCGCCGAGTCCGCGTTCGGGCGGATCTTCCCGAAGTCGTTGCGGGACGAGGTGGTGGTGACCACCAAGGGCTTCAACCCCATGTGGGACGGCCCCTACGGGTACGGCGGCTCGCGCAAGCACCTGCTGGCCACCCTCGACCGGTCGCGGGCCCGGCTCGGCCTCGACTTCGTCGACATCTTCTACCTGCACCGAGATGACGAGGAGACGCCGCTGGAGGAGACGGCGGCCACGCTGGACCACATGGTCCGCACCGGCCGCACCTTGTACGTCGGCGTCTCCAACTTCTCCCCCGAGCGCACCGCCGCGATCGCCCGCCTGCTGCGCGGCCTCGGCACGCCGCTGCTGGTGCACCAGCCCTCCTACTCGCTGCTCAACCGCGGCATCGAGGATGCCCTGCTCGATGTCCTGGAGCAGGAGGGCGTCGGCTGCGTGGTCTACTCGCCGCTGGCCCAGGGCCTGCTGACCGACCGCTACCTGGACGGCATCCCGGCCGACTCCCGCGCCGCCGAAGGACGATTCCTCACCCCCGACCGGGTCACCCCGCAGGTGCTGGCGTTCGTCCGCGCGCTGTCGGCGATCGCCACCGCCCGCGGCCAGAGCGTCGCCCAGCTCGCTCTGGCCTGGGCCCTGCGCGACCCCCGCATCACCTCCGTCCTGGTCGGCGCCTCCAGCCCCGAGCAACTCGAGGCCAACGTCGCCTGCGTGGACCGCCTCGACTTCACCGACGACGAGCTCACCGCCATCGAGCAGGCCGCCAAGGAGGCCGGGATCAGCGCGTAA
- a CDS encoding IclR family transcriptional regulator: MQNVINALRVLEEVAVRQPAGVGELARGLGLPKSTVQRSLRTLHEAGWIRPAGGAVTRWQVTSKALQVGRRAELGLRDVALPVMEELRQRTGETIHLMVPEGDAVVLIERLETDKPLRIVLPLGIRLPLHASANGKAVLAHLDRPIDELPAYTGTTITDPELLRAELAEVRARGYADNRGEWRSDIAAVAAAVLGPDGPVASLSISTPASRMPDDLRPEYGKLVTQAARTLTESLPS; the protein is encoded by the coding sequence ATGCAGAACGTGATCAACGCCCTCCGGGTGCTCGAAGAGGTCGCCGTACGCCAGCCGGCCGGCGTCGGCGAGCTGGCTCGCGGGCTGGGCCTGCCCAAGAGCACCGTGCAGCGCTCGCTGCGGACGCTGCACGAGGCCGGGTGGATCAGGCCCGCCGGGGGCGCCGTCACGCGCTGGCAGGTGACCAGCAAGGCGCTGCAGGTGGGGCGGCGGGCCGAGCTGGGGTTGCGGGACGTGGCGCTGCCCGTCATGGAGGAGCTGCGCCAGCGCACCGGCGAGACCATCCACCTCATGGTCCCCGAGGGGGACGCGGTCGTTCTCATCGAGCGGCTGGAGACCGACAAGCCGCTGCGCATCGTGCTGCCGCTCGGCATCAGGCTGCCGCTGCACGCCTCGGCCAACGGCAAGGCCGTGCTCGCGCACCTGGACCGGCCGATCGACGAGCTGCCCGCGTACACCGGCACCACGATCACCGACCCGGAGCTGCTGCGCGCCGAGCTGGCCGAGGTGCGCGCCCGCGGCTACGCCGACAACCGCGGCGAGTGGCGCTCCGACATCGCCGCGGTCGCCGCCGCCGTCCTCGGCCCGGACGGGCCGGTCGCCAGCCTCAGCATCTCGACCCCGGCCAGCCGCATGCCGGACGATCTCAGACCGGAGTACGGCAAGCTCGTCACACAGGCGGCGCGGACACTGACGGAGTCGCTGCCCTCATGA
- a CDS encoding phytanoyl-CoA dioxygenase family protein, translating to MNDASMVRSYRDNGYVLVKGLLSREEARAYREECHAVLARLRRTDPTWGSARELAGRPTELRHCHDAQFYSAAFARLMVDPRFTDVAAALMGSENVQLHHTKIFVKPAEKGSPFPMHQDAAHFPHTRHTVGAAIFHFDDAPEEKGCVRVVPGSHRDGLLPHIEEGGWHLPLSEWPLEAAVPVEAEAGDVLFFTYLTVHGSGVNRAAEARTTLLIQFRDPEDVPAGDVHRSRGQGMMLRGVDPTMRGG from the coding sequence ATGAACGACGCATCGATGGTGCGGTCCTACCGGGACAACGGCTACGTGCTGGTCAAAGGGCTGTTGAGCCGGGAGGAGGCGCGGGCCTACCGCGAGGAGTGTCATGCGGTGCTGGCGCGCCTGCGGCGCACCGACCCCACCTGGGGCAGCGCCCGCGAGCTGGCCGGCCGCCCCACCGAGTTGCGCCACTGCCACGACGCGCAGTTCTACTCGGCGGCGTTCGCGCGGCTCATGGTCGATCCGCGCTTCACCGACGTGGCGGCGGCGCTGATGGGCTCGGAGAACGTGCAGCTCCACCACACCAAGATCTTCGTCAAGCCGGCGGAGAAGGGCTCGCCGTTCCCCATGCACCAGGACGCCGCGCATTTCCCGCACACCAGGCACACGGTCGGCGCGGCCATCTTCCACTTCGACGACGCCCCGGAGGAGAAGGGGTGCGTGCGCGTGGTGCCGGGCAGCCACCGGGACGGGCTGCTGCCGCACATCGAGGAGGGCGGCTGGCATCTGCCGTTGTCGGAGTGGCCGCTGGAGGCCGCCGTCCCCGTCGAGGCCGAGGCGGGGGACGTGTTGTTCTTCACCTACCTCACCGTGCACGGTTCCGGGGTCAACCGGGCCGCCGAGGCCCGTACGACGCTGCTCATCCAGTTCCGCGACCCCGAGGATGTCCCGGCCGGCGACGTGCACCGCTCGCGCGGTCAGGGGATGATGTTGCGCGGGGTCGATCCGACGATGCGCGGAGGGTGA